The Fimbriiglobus ruber genomic sequence GCGTGTGCATCGACCGATTCCGGCTTGTCCGCCAGGATTTGTCGGTACACCTCCGCACCCGCTTCCGGGTTGCCGGCCTCCACCATGATGGCCGCCAGGTGGCAGCGGGCGTCGGTCCGAGATGGGTCCAACGTGACGGCCCGTTCAAACCACGAACCGGCCTGCCGGTAGTCCCCGAGTTCGAACCACGCTTGACCGATGCTGACGCAAAGGGGGACCGAATTCTTGTCGCGGTTCAGGGCTTCCGCCAATTCATCCAGGGCTTCGTCGATGCGGCCGTATTCCAGCAGCACGTGACCGAGGTTGTGGCGGGCAATTACCGAATCGGCTTTCAGTTCGACGGCCTGCCGACAGTGCCAGAGCCCCCGGTCGAACTCGCCACAGTTAACGAGTAAAAGGCCGAGATTGGCGTGGGCCTCCATCCGGTCGGGCGCGATCTCCAGTGCGCGTTGGTAATTGTTCAAGGCGTCGCTGATCCGGCCCTGTTCTCGCAATGTGTCGGCCAGGGCAGCAAGCGAGGGTACGAAATCCGGCCGCGATTGTAGGGCCGCCCGCAAGTTCGTTTCCGCGTCCGACCATCTCCGTTGGCGGAAGAGGATGACACCCAGGTTATGGCTAGCTTCGGGATAAACCGGCTGAAGATTCAGTGCGGTACGACAACTGGCTTCCGCTTCGGCCAACCGGCCGAGACCGCGGAGCGCCTCACCCAGATTGCAATGGTATGCGGCCACGCTGGGGCGCTGACTCAGAGCCTTTCCGATCAAATTAACGGCGGCGGTGTGATCGCCCTGCTGGTGCGAGACGACGCCGAGTAAATGGAGGGCGTCCGGTTGATTGGGCTCGCGGGCCAAGACCAATTGATAAATGGCAGCGGCTTCCTGCAACTGACCGGCGCGATGGCGGGCAATTCCCGCCTCGACTTGACCCGCGGTATCTTTCACGCTCGCCTCTAGCTGAAGCGGTTCCAAAGGAGTGGCGAAACGACCTTACGGCCGACCGCCTGGGCGGATTATAGCCGGCGGTATGAGATGGATTCGGTTCTGGCGAGATGTGGTGTTGTTATGGTCAAGGCACAAACGCCGTCGGGCCGCGTGTAGTTTACTGCTGCACGCGGCCCGACACTGTTTTCACTGTTACGATCCAGCCGGCGATTACCCGCGGGCGTGGGCCAGCGACTGATAGAGTTTCGCCAGGTGGCACCAACCGGACGAGTCCGGGAGATCGGCGGTGGCGGTCTGGAATTGATCGGCCGCGCCGGTCGTTTGAGCCGAGAAGAGGGCCGTGAGGCCGCGGTTGAACGCGGTCGCCGAGGGTGAATCGTGTTCGGCCCATACGCGGCCCGCTTCCTCGCTTCGCCCACGGAGCCACAATAGCGCGGCCCGTTGATTTTCCCACACGCCTCGCCACGCGCCGGTACAAAGCGGCTCCGCGGCGGTCAGGGCGGCTTCGGCGTCCGTCCAGTCGCCGAGCGCGGCCGCGATGCCGGACGCGACGATCAGCCCCGTGGCCGACCGCCCGCGGAGAGTTTTCCGCACCCAACCCCGCAAGCTCGAAAAGCCCGAGACTTGTTCGGCTCCCGCGGAGGGGCGAAAACTGGTCAAGTCGGCTGCCCCGATGAGAGCGGGGACGTGCCGCAACCGCTGGGGGAAGACACCGGCCGCGAACGGGACGGCCACCGCCGCCGTTTCCATCGCGACGAACGACGACCATTCCGGCGGGGCCGCCAGTTTTTCGGGCTCGACGCCGAAGACCTTAAAAACGGCCGTCGCTTCGTCCCAGGTCGTCTTGGCCGACGCGCGGAAGCCGCCGGCCACTTCGTGCGGCTCGACTTCCGTACCGTCCGAACTCAGGTCCATCCCGGACGTTGCGGATTTGTTGGCCAAATACCGGTTCATCAAGTCGTTCAGCGACGGTTGAGCGGAGGGCGAGATAAAGTTTTGTGGCGTGGTCATGGCTTGGCCTCCGCGGGCAAAACGACGAATCCTGGTTACCGGCAACGCGATCGGTCTTCAGAATGATCTGAGCAGCTTGATCGGCCGCATCAGGTCAGCTTCCCCATACCTTGCCGCGTCACACTCCTTACTACGATACCGAACGATTTGAGTCTGGGTACTTGCGCGAGATTCATCGCTAATGAACAAGTCGCCTGAGGTTGGGCTATCTGCTGATCTGAGACGGGTCACACACGACTGAAAAGAGCCTTCATCGCCGTTTGTAACAGTTTCATCGCCACAACTCATGTAACAAATAGTGGTTACTCTATTTTCTAATAAAATACTATTTTGATAATTTTTGTGCTGTTTCTCAGAGTCGGGCAAAACGGTGATGCCCAGCTACTCCTGCCTCAACCGAGCATCAAGGATCGCATCGGCCAGAACCCGAGAGTTGAGGCCTTGGCTCCCTCGCGAAAGGGTCGGGCAGTTGTGAAGGTTAATAACAATATTAAATCCAGCCTGGATAACGGCTTGTGCCGTCTTTCGGCCCGGCCAATGCATTGTTGAGTCGCTGGCTTTACGTTTGTGAGTCTTCAAAACCGGTAAGTTAGCTAACGGGAGAAAGATGGGAGTTTCGGCAGCCGGCGGTTTGTCGATGATCTTTTATTAAGTGATCATTGTTTGTTCGTGGTTGAACGATTGGGTCGGAAAATCGGTATCGCTGTGGCCGCGGGGTTTACGGTATATAGGCCGCGTTCGGAAACCGCGGTGATGCTTTTGCGGAGAGAGCCGGTGGTCGATCGGGGATACCTTCTCGGATTCGCTGGCTTAGCAGTTTTTTACTGCCTCATCGCCGGATGGATGGCCCCAGCCGATGACGAACTTTACTACTGGTGCTGGGCCGAACACCTCCAGCTGAGCTATTACGACCACCCGCCCATGACGGCCTATTTGATTCGTGCTTCCACCGAGGTGTTCGGGGATACGTTGTTCGCGGTGCGCTTTCCGGCCCTCGTGGCGAGCCTTTTTGTTCTCGCGGTGATCGGCTGGTTGAGTCGGCCGCGGCACCTGCTCGCCTGGGTCGTTTTCACTCCGCTTTACACGTTCGGCGGGGTTATCAACACCCCGGACACGCCGTTGCTACTCTTTTGGGCCGCGTACCTCGCCTGGCTGGTCGTCGCGCACCAGCGTCTTTCCGGTCCTCCCTCGGAAACGACCGGGACTGTGAACGCGGACGATGAGACCGCCCCGAAAACACGGGCGGGTTCGATTCCTTTTTGGTTATGGACGATCGGCGGCGTCATCCTCGGCTGCGGGATGTTGAGTAAGTACACGACCGGGTTACTGGTGCCGGCTGGGTTTCTGACTTTCTTGTTGTCGGGCAAATCGTGGCGAACGTGGGTGCCGGGGTACATCTACCACGGCGTCGTCTCGTCCGTCGTCTTCACGCCGGTCATCTTGTTTAACTGGAAATACGACTTTGCCCCGATTCGGTATCAGTGGGGCCACGCGATGGCGACGGACGACTCCGGGTTCCAGCCGTTCGGGGAGTTCGTGGGCGTTCAACTCCTGCTGTTCGGGACGTTGCCGTTCATCCTCTTCCCGTGGGTGCTGTGGAACTTCCGCCGGCTCGCGGCCGACCCGCGGTTGCGGGTGTGCGCGTGCTTGTACGCCGCCCCGTTCGGATTTTTTCTCTACAAGGCGCTGCGCGGGCCCCTCGAAGGGAACTGGGCGCTCGCGTGCTACATCGCGTTCTGGCCGCTGGCCGCCCACTGGTACGAAGGCGTTCGCGGCTCGATTCGCTGGCGGGTTTTCTCGTACGCGACGTTCATGATTCCCGCAACGTGTGTCGTCCTGGTGATCGTCCACCTCATTCACCCGGTCGGCTTGCTCCCGTCGGCGAACGACCGGATCACGCGGCAGTTCGTGATCAACGACGTCATGCGGGAAGCGGCCGAAGCCGTCAAGGCTCGGGGCGACGGTCTTCCCGTGTACACGGTGTCGTACCAGACGACGTCGTTCTTGCGGTTTTACGGCGCCGACGCCCGACAGATCGAAGGGGTGACGCGACCGAGTCATTTCACGATGACGCCCGAACACCTGACCGACGTCGATCGCGCTTACGTGTTTTTCGAGGGCCCGCTTCCGGAGGAATTTGCCTCCGGCTTCGATCCGCCCCAGATCATCAAGAATTTCCCGATCGTGGTGCGAGGCGATCTCTATTCCTATTACCAACTGTTGCTTTACACCCGCCACAAGCCGCAGGTGGCGAAGCCCGAGACGACCGGTTGCGCGGTGGTTGCCGACCGCCCGTAACGAAGGGCGCGGCCGCACCGTCCACAAGTCCATATCATAGCTTCGACTTAACGACTCCCTTCTGCGCGAACGATCCGAACGCCCGCCGGTGCGAACCGGCAGGCCGTTCACTCGTTTAAGTCAGTTGTGTCGCGACCGGTCGTCGGTGAACCGTTATTCGGGCCGGGTACTCGCACCCGACCCGCGGCGCCCGTTCGACCCTCGGACCGGACACCCGGCAGTCGGGGTCGAAACCGTAACGGGACCGATCGCGCGAGTTCGCGCGTCGCGTTCCGAGTGATCCTCCCCTCGAATCCGCCCGTTCGGGAACCGGCGCATTATGGCCCGCCGTCGCGCATTGCCGACTAACTTGCCCGAGTCCGTGGTCGCCAACCCGGACGAACTCGCCGAGTGCGTCGAACACGTCCGCGCGGCTTCGTGTCTGGCTCTGGACACCGAATTCGTCGGCGAGGACAGTTACCGCCCGGACCTCTGTCTCATCCAGGTGGCCACCCAGGACCGCCTGATCGTGATCGACCCGTTCGGGACCGGGCCGCTCGACGCGTTCTGGGAACTCCTGCTCGACCCGGCGCGGGTCGTGGTCGTCCACGCCGGCCGCGAAGAAGTCCGCATGTGCCGGTTCGCCATCGGCCGCCCGCCCGCGAACGTGTTCGACGCCCAGATCGCCGCCGGGTTGGTCGGGTTCACGTACCCGATCGGGTACGCGGGGCTCGTGCAAGAAGTTCTCGGCGCGCGGGCCCACAAAGGGGAGACGCTGACCGACTGGCGCCGCCGGCCGCTGACCCCGGCCCAGATCAAATACGCCTATGACGACGTCCGGTATCTGCTGCCGATCTGGGCGTGGCTGACCGACCGACTTAAGCGGAACGACCGCCTCGGGTGGGCCGCGGAAGAGTTTGCGGCGTTCGTCCGGCGGGCCGTAAACGACGACCCGGCCGTCGAGAAGTGGCGGAAACTCAAGGGGATGGGCGGGCTGAACGCGCGGGAACTCGCCGTGGCCCGCGAGGTGTTCGAGTGGCGGGAAGCATTCGCCGCGCGGCTGAACCGGCCGCCACGGGTACTCTTGCGGGACGATTTGATCGTCGAAATCGCCCGCCGCAGCCCGGCGCGTGCGGAAGATTTGCACACGCTCCGCGGGCTGCCCCGTGGGGAGGCCGACGCGATCCTGGCTGCGGTTCGGCGGGCTCACGCGCTGGCCCCGGCCGACTGCCCGGAAGTGACCGAACGGGACAACGATCTCCCGCACGTCTCGACTCTGGCCAGCTTGCTCGGGGTCGTCCTGGCGGAATACTGCGCGCGGATCAAGATCGCCCCGAACCTGGTCGCCACCACACAAGACTTGAAAGCCCTGGTCCGCGCCCGGCAGCCGGGCGGGCGGCGCCCGCCCGAATCCGCCCTGGCCGCCGGCTGGCGGGCCGCGTTCATCCGCCCGCACCTCGAAGCCATTCTCGACGGGAGGGAAGTGATTCGGGTGTCCGACCCGGCGTCGCCGACGCCCATTTCCGTCCACCCGTTTCCGGCCCCTGACGACTCCGCCCCGGCCGCGGCGTCGCGAGAATCCGCCGCGGAACCGGACGACCGGATATAATTCGCGAGGTCGAACCGAATTTCGTGCCCCACTCCCAGCGGGTCCGCCGACATGGCCGCGTTGAAGTGCCCCAATCCGACTTGTACGTTCCTGTTCGATCCGACTCAGGTGCCGCCCGGCGCGGTTTTGGCGTGCCCGCATTGCGGCATGCGGTTCACTCTCGGTGCGTCGCCGGCTCAACAAGCTCCGCCCCAATCCCCGCCCGCCCCGTACCCGTCGGGCTACCCCCAACAGGGCGGCGTTCCGCCCGGCTACGGCGCGCCCCCGGCAGGCTACGGCCAAACCCCGGGGTACGGGGCACCGGCGACCCAGACCGCGGCCCCTCTGTATCCCGGATATGAGCAAGCCGACCAGCAACCGGTTTTTGATGAGCCGCCCGAGCCCGAAGAGCCTTCCAGGCGGGCGTCCGGCGGGAGATCGCCGCGCGACACCTCGTCATCCGCCCCGCGCCGTAAAAGCGGCTTCGGTCCGATTCTCTTGACGATCGTCGGCGTCACCGCGGTCATCGTGGTGATTTTTACAGTGATACTCGTGTCATTATTGTCGCGGTCTCGCGTCACGGAATCGAGGACCACGGTCGCGACGTCGGACGAACTCCGCGTCGCGGACAAAAACTTCGCTTACAAGATGCCCCCCGCCCCGTGGGCCAAGGACCAGGGGACGCAGAACGACCTCAGCGTGACCGCGTTCGCCTTGCACCGAGCGGACCCGGATGCCTGGGTCGCCCTCTCGGTCAGCGATTTCAAGGACCGCATGCCGCTCCAGAACGAACTGCGCGACAAAGTCCGCGACCACCTGAACCGCGTGTTCGCGAATCTGCCGCCGGACCTGGCATTTGAACCGGTCAAATGGGCCGGCCACGAAGCCTCGAAGTGCCAGTTCCGCGGCGAGCACAAGACGTCCGGGACGGTCTGCGTCGGGGAAGCGTACGTGATGGCTTACAAGGGCGTCGGGTACTGGTTTTACGGGTGGGCCGGCGAGCGGGACGTGGGCGCGGTCGCCGACCAACTCGACGAACTCCGCGAGCGGTTCCGGACGCTCGACCTGCGGGAGAAGTGGACCGACCGCGTGGGCAACGAAATCGTCCACCGCAGCAAGGACGGCAAGTACAAGCTGAGCAACTATGAAGCGATCTGGAAAGTTCCGCCGGGGTCGGACCCGACGACCGACGGCGACAAGAAGGCCGACCTGTTGCTCCAGGGCCAGATCAAACAGGCCCGCCGCGACTTCCCGCCCAAAGCCACGTTGGTGGTCGCCATCCTCGAAGGGTCCGGTGACGCCGCGGACGTTGCGACCGCACACGTTCGGAAGCGGTTCACCCCGGACCCCGAGGTGTTCGGCCCGACCGAGATCACCGAAATCACCAGCGACCCCGCGGGCGACCCGCCGGTCGGCCCCGAAACGGCCGGCGTACCGACGTACCGCCTGAAGGCGTCCCCCGGGAAAGAGGCGTCCCGCGCGGCGGAAAAATTGATCGTCTATTCGGCGATCAACGTCGGGAACGAGATCGTCGTAGCTTATGCGTACTGCTCGTGGACCGAGCGCGAAATCTGGGAGCGGCGGCTCGTGCAATTCGTCGGGTCGCTACGGCCGTAATGGCTTTTGCCCGGGTACCGCGACCTCGCGGCGCGACACCCGGGCTCAACGATCTGTAAGCGGACGGACCTGACACATTTCCGTTGAACGGGTGGTGTCCTCGTGACCGATCC encodes the following:
- a CDS encoding ArnT family glycosyltransferase, with the translated sequence MAPADDELYYWCWAEHLQLSYYDHPPMTAYLIRASTEVFGDTLFAVRFPALVASLFVLAVIGWLSRPRHLLAWVVFTPLYTFGGVINTPDTPLLLFWAAYLAWLVVAHQRLSGPPSETTGTVNADDETAPKTRAGSIPFWLWTIGGVILGCGMLSKYTTGLLVPAGFLTFLLSGKSWRTWVPGYIYHGVVSSVVFTPVILFNWKYDFAPIRYQWGHAMATDDSGFQPFGEFVGVQLLLFGTLPFILFPWVLWNFRRLAADPRLRVCACLYAAPFGFFLYKALRGPLEGNWALACYIAFWPLAAHWYEGVRGSIRWRVFSYATFMIPATCVVLVIVHLIHPVGLLPSANDRITRQFVINDVMREAAEAVKARGDGLPVYTVSYQTTSFLRFYGADARQIEGVTRPSHFTMTPEHLTDVDRAYVFFEGPLPEEFASGFDPPQIIKNFPIVVRGDLYSYYQLLLYTRHKPQVAKPETTGCAVVADRP
- a CDS encoding ribonuclease D; translated protein: MARRRALPTNLPESVVANPDELAECVEHVRAASCLALDTEFVGEDSYRPDLCLIQVATQDRLIVIDPFGTGPLDAFWELLLDPARVVVVHAGREEVRMCRFAIGRPPANVFDAQIAAGLVGFTYPIGYAGLVQEVLGARAHKGETLTDWRRRPLTPAQIKYAYDDVRYLLPIWAWLTDRLKRNDRLGWAAEEFAAFVRRAVNDDPAVEKWRKLKGMGGLNARELAVAREVFEWREAFAARLNRPPRVLLRDDLIVEIARRSPARAEDLHTLRGLPRGEADAILAAVRRAHALAPADCPEVTERDNDLPHVSTLASLLGVVLAEYCARIKIAPNLVATTQDLKALVRARQPGGRRPPESALAAGWRAAFIRPHLEAILDGREVIRVSDPASPTPISVHPFPAPDDSAPAAASRESAAEPDDRI
- a CDS encoding BRcat domain-containing protein; its protein translation is MAALKCPNPTCTFLFDPTQVPPGAVLACPHCGMRFTLGASPAQQAPPQSPPAPYPSGYPQQGGVPPGYGAPPAGYGQTPGYGAPATQTAAPLYPGYEQADQQPVFDEPPEPEEPSRRASGGRSPRDTSSSAPRRKSGFGPILLTIVGVTAVIVVIFTVILVSLLSRSRVTESRTTVATSDELRVADKNFAYKMPPAPWAKDQGTQNDLSVTAFALHRADPDAWVALSVSDFKDRMPLQNELRDKVRDHLNRVFANLPPDLAFEPVKWAGHEASKCQFRGEHKTSGTVCVGEAYVMAYKGVGYWFYGWAGERDVGAVADQLDELRERFRTLDLREKWTDRVGNEIVHRSKDGKYKLSNYEAIWKVPPGSDPTTDGDKKADLLLQGQIKQARRDFPPKATLVVAILEGSGDAADVATAHVRKRFTPDPEVFGPTEITEITSDPAGDPPVGPETAGVPTYRLKASPGKEASRAAEKLIVYSAINVGNEIVVAYAYCSWTEREIWERRLVQFVGSLRP